The genomic stretch ATGGTAACCTTAAATAAAGTTGACATTGAGTCTGAAGAGTATAAGCAAATGCTGAATGACTATTCAACTTATACTTCTACATTTGCTTCCGGCTTTATCTCAAATATGTTTTCCAATGGCATTGTTACGGAAATTGAGGCCGAACAATTAAAGAATTACTTTTCTAACCCCGATGAATTTCAAGAAGAAATTGAAGATCTTGCTCAGTATTTTTACATTTCGACTGCTGAGATTCACCAATTGTTTGAATTGATTGAAGCCCTCCCTACCCTCAACTATAAAATTGACTCCTTTAATAAAGTTAAGTCTTCAGATAAGCATATTTCCCTTTTGAATAAATCCTTACATAAGGTTAAGCACAAAAGACTTACTAGGGATCTGTTAAAACAGGTAGCTACAGCTGGTACTCTTGTTGGTATATGGCTTGGGGATGCTAAGAGCCCGTATCCGTTTATTTTTGATGAAATTAAATATGTATTCCCCTCCTTTAGAAGAAACGGAGACTGGGTATGTGTAGTTGACATGGAGCTGTTCACTAAGTATAAAGATGATCAAAGAAACGAATTGTTAAAAAGCCTCTCCCCTTATATTAAACAAAGCGATTATGAAAACTTCATGAAAGATCGAGAGAAATATCGGTTTAAGGAATTGCCACAAGAAAGAACTTTTCCACTACGCACAGGGACGCTAAAAAGAAATCAAGGATTGGGAACATCTTGGGTTACACCAGGTCTATATGACGTTCTCCATAAAAAGAAACTTAAAGATGTTGAAAGATCGATTGCAAATAAAATTATTAACGCTGTTGCAGTTCTAACGATTGGAACAGATAAAGGTAATGGCGAATACACAAACATGAAGCTGCCTAAAGCAGTTAAACAAAAAATTCATGGTGGCGTTAAAACGGCTTTGGAAAAAAACCAAAAAGATGGAGTGACTGTAGTATCAATCCCTGACTTTGCTGATATCAATTTTCCAGATGTTAAAGCAGATGGATTAGATGGAGCAAAATTTGATCATATCAATAGCGACATTCAATCTGCTTACGGATTATCCGGCTCTCTTTTAAATGGTGATGGCGGTAACTACGCAACTTCGTCATTAA from Bacillus subtilis subsp. subtilis str. 168 encodes the following:
- the yonE gene encoding conserved protein of unknown function; phage SPbeta (Evidence 4: Unknown function but conserved in other organisms); its protein translation is MVTLNKVDIESEEYKQMLNDYSTYTSTFASGFISNMFSNGIVTEIEAEQLKNYFSNPDEFQEEIEDLAQYFYISTAEIHQLFELIEALPTLNYKIDSFNKVKSSDKHISLLNKSLHKVKHKRLTRDLLKQVATAGTLVGIWLGDAKSPYPFIFDEIKYVFPSFRRNGDWVCVVDMELFTKYKDDQRNELLKSLSPYIKQSDYENFMKDREKYRFKELPQERTFPLRTGTLKRNQGLGTSWVTPGLYDVLHKKKLKDVERSIANKIINAVAVLTIGTDKGNGEYTNMKLPKAVKQKIHGGVKTALEKNQKDGVTVVSIPDFADINFPDVKADGLDGAKFDHINSDIQSAYGLSGSLLNGDGGNYATSSLNLDTFYKRIGVLMEDIEQEVYQKLFNLVLPAAQKDNYYMNYDKDKPLTLKEKMDILIKLNDKGWSIKHVVDNLAGVSWESYLEQTLYETEELKLQEKIRPYQTSYTFTGNEVGRPNEGNKNNDNTVKSATSNGNDNPI